CGTATTCGTGGGAATAACATTCAAGGATATCCTCTGGGGCTACCTTTTCGTAATCGGCAAGATCCTCTTTTTCCTCATTCTCTCTGGTCTGAACCTCCTCAAGGCGATGGCAGCCCCCATCAAGACCTTCTTGACGTGGCTTCTCTTCAAGGTTCTCCTCACGGTCTTTCGCGATGAGATCAAGAGGCTCTTGGAGATCGTCAAAGATCCCAAGGAGCTCTTGGAGCGTCTCAAGGATCCGGCGAAGCGAGACAAGCTTATTGATGAGCTAGAGGACATCGCGAAGGATTGGCTCGACAGGATGAAGAAGGCTCTCCTCACGGCCGCCGTCGGTGAGCCGTTGGTCCTTCCGCGAGGTGACAGCGCGCACGGATTGGAATCCGTCGCGGCAAGAAGCCTTCAGCCGGACGCCGCGCACCGCCTTGGGCGGAGCGAGTTTGGCGATTCGCTTGAGCCGCCCGACGACCGGCCGGGCTGGTGGCACGACGGCGACAAGGGATGGGTACCCGGATGACGTTGCCGCGGAAGGCTGCCCGGGAGACCTATGACGCGCTGCTGCGACTGCTGCCGACCGGCGGAGTGCCTACCGAAACACAGGCTCTCATCAAACGCACGTACTTGATCCGCCATGGGCAATGCGAAGTGGTGGCGCCAGATCCGCTTGCCGGCGATTTCGACAGCGCGGCGGATGGCCTACGACTGACACCAGGAAGCGATTTCTGGCCACACAAGCCCGCGACCGATTTCGTAATCGAAGGATCCGCGTTCGCAGGCGGTCGCGCGATTTCTATGCGCGTCGTGTCGGTGCGCATTGCGGCCGTCGTCAAACGGGTCGCGGTATTCGGCCGGCGAGCAATCCGCCGCCGGCCCGATGGCTCGGTTCGGATCGACGAGCCCGACCCATTTCTCGAAGTCCCACTTACCTTCACGAATGCGTATGGCGGGCTCGATGGCCGCATTCCGTTCGACGTTGGCCACTATGGCTTCGTGTTGGAGGATTCCGTGCTCGCCGGAGACCATCCCGGCCTCTATCCGCGGAATCCCTATGGCAAGGCATACTTCGTCGGATCGATTCCGGACACAACGGACCTTGAAATGCCGAGCCTCGAGGATCCGGAAGATCTCTTGACGGAAGAGCGTCTCATTCTGAACGACCCGGGGCGATGGTATGAGCAACCGCTGCCGTGGTGCCTGCATTGGATGAGCCTGCGCATGTTCCCGCGTTGCGCTCACTTCTTTGGTACGGACGCCTGGTTTCCCGGACCCGAAGACGAGCGAATGCCCGAAGTGCGCCGCGGTTTCTTGCCATCCGGATTCCGAACAGCCCTGCAGCACGAGATCGGGCCTGCGATTGCGCAAGAAGCCTCTTGCGGGCTCGTGCTTCCCGCCCTCGCCGGCGGGGAACCCGTCGTGCTCGAGGGGATGCATCCCGAAGAACCCGTGATTCGCTTTTCGCTACCGCCGTTGCCGCGCGTCCAGTTCGTTCTCGAGGGGCGTCGTCAATTCGCAATCCCGAGGATGCACACGATCCTTGTGAAGCCGGCGGAGCACAAGCTCTCGATCACCTACGCGGCCGAGGCTGAGCTCCATCGAGCATTCGTGCCTGGCATTCACGCGAGAATTCCCGTTTCTGTCTCCGTGGATGGCGACACCGCGATCGCCTACCCGACGCCCCCCACGCATCGAGCGCTTGCAAAGCGGACGTCATGAATATGCAGGATGCGCTGCGGAAGAGCGACACCATACAATTGTTGCCCTGGTACCTGCTCATGGTGATTCCTTGCCTCGTAGTTGTGTTCATCCGCCATCAGCACCAAAGGAAAGTAAGAGCCTCTTCTCGACGCAGACGATAGGCGATATTGATCCGCATAGGGGCGGCGGTCGCCCGCCGACCCCTGCCACACCACGTGCGTACGGGTCCGTACACGGCAGTTCGAGTCGGTTACGCTAGCACCCCTCGGTCAACGTCGGAAGTCCGAGCGATTTGAAGTATGCATTGGAGAGCCCCACCGAGAGGGCTTTTGGCCCGGGCGAGGTACCAAGGACCGAGGCCACTGCCGGCCGTATTGCTGGCCAGTCGCGGACGAACCCCCAGTGCTAAGAGCGCCGCGCGGCGGCGTGGTGTTTTCCACTGCCGCCACAACGCAGCGCGTAATCGCAGCGCTGCACCTGCGGAAACGGCGCTGCTCGTGCCAGAGGGACTGCACATGACGGCACGGCCGGTCCCCGCCATTACACTGCTGGATGATCAGCAGGTCTTCACGGAGGAGTTCACGCTGGCGCTGCCCGTACCGGTGCAGAACCCATTCCGGCGTGCTTGCGGACAAGCCCGAGCAAGGCACGGTGACCGTGCTCTCCATCGGAGCTTTCCAGAGTGACGCTGCGTAACGGTTCACGCCGGTCTCGCCTGCTCACCCCAAACATCTTTCAGGTCTGGCCACCCGGTCCGCCTGTGGACCGACCGGTCGTGCTCACGTGCAGTGAGCAACCCGCGCAACCTGTGCCCGTTCTGAATTACCGCATCGTTCCGCCCGGCTGACCGGCACCCGGCCCATCGGTCCTGAGCCTCTTCCACCGTACGGCGGGAACAAGACCGAGACTGTTAGCGGTCAATATACGCTCACTGTGGGGACCGGGCTCATCCAAAGCAACGACAATTTCAGTATCCACGCACCCGTCAATCTCGTCTTCACCGCAGGCGTTGAGCGGTTCGACACGACGGGAGGCAACCATTTCATCACCTCGGGGAGCACCTACATGAAGAGCAGTGACGTCGTTCAGGTCGTTGCTGCGCACTGCCACGTTTTCGCGGCCGACATCCAGCTCGTTGCCGGTGGCTCATCCATCAAAGTCACGAACGGAGGCATCGAGATTTCGAGCTCCGGCCGTGTGTCGATCAACGGCTCGCCGGTCAAATTGAATTGTTGAGGAATTCGTGAAGCCCGCTGCACGCATATTTGACCGGCACACCCGCCTTGGGAAGCGCTTCGCGGGCCCCTCCCCGTTTATGTAGCTGTGCCGTGCACCCCTGAGCTTGTATAAGGGAACATGAGTCCTGGCCCGCGACGACAGCACGGACAGGACACTCGATCGCTTCACGTGAAGCGTCGGTATCTCACGCAGGAACGGTCTCTCATCGAGATCGGAAGCACTATGCCCATGGTGTCGGACAAGATCATGCAGAGGGCGATGGCAATCACCACGCCGCTCGGCGACGATGTGCTGCTGTTCCATGGCATGCACGCGCGAGAGGAGCTGAGTCGATTGTTCGAGTACCAGCTCGACTTGCTGAGCACGCGCAGCGACATCGACCTGGACGAGATTCTTGGCAAGAACGTGACCGTGAGCGTCGCGTTGCCCGATGACAGCACCCGCTATTTCAACGGCTACGTGACGCGGTTCGCGCAAAGCGGCATGTACGGTCGTTATCACCACTACACTGCGGTCGTTCGACCGTGGCTCTGGTTCCTGACGCGAACAGCCGATTGTCGCATCTTTCAGGACATGGCCGTGCCGGACATCGTCAAGGAGGTCTTTGGCGACCACACGGCAGCCGATTTCGCGTTCGAGCTGACGAGCACGTATCGGAAGTGGACCTACTGCGTGCAGTATCGAGAGACCGACTTCAATTTCGTCAGTCGCCTATTGGAGCATGAAGGCATTTACTACTACTTCCGGCATAGCGACGGCCACAACACGATGGTGCTCACCGATTCCACGAGCAAGCACACGACGTCGCCTGGGTACGAGCAGCTGCCGTTCATCCGGCCGGACAAGCTGGTGAGACCGGACATCGAGCACATCAGTAGCTGGGATTTCTCGCGCGAGATTCAACCGGGCGTCTACGTGCACAACGACTACGATCTCGAGCGGCCGAGCGTGGCGCTCAGGACACGGAAGACGCTCCCCCGCAACTACGCACCAAGCGACTATGAGATCTACGATTACCCTGGTCACTACGTCCAGGCGGCGGACGGCGAACAGTACGCGGCGGTGCGTGTCGACGAGTACGGGAGTCAATTCGAGACCGCGAACGCCTCAACCAACGCCAGGGGTCTCAGCGTCGGCTCGCTGTTCACGCTCGACCGC
This is a stretch of genomic DNA from Luteitalea sp.. It encodes these proteins:
- a CDS encoding DUF2169 domain-containing protein; this encodes MGTRMTLPRKAARETYDALLRLLPTGGVPTETQALIKRTYLIRHGQCEVVAPDPLAGDFDSAADGLRLTPGSDFWPHKPATDFVIEGSAFAGGRAISMRVVSVRIAAVVKRVAVFGRRAIRRRPDGSVRIDEPDPFLEVPLTFTNAYGGLDGRIPFDVGHYGFVLEDSVLAGDHPGLYPRNPYGKAYFVGSIPDTTDLEMPSLEDPEDLLTEERLILNDPGRWYEQPLPWCLHWMSLRMFPRCAHFFGTDAWFPGPEDERMPEVRRGFLPSGFRTALQHEIGPAIAQEASCGLVLPALAGGEPVVLEGMHPEEPVIRFSLPPLPRVQFVLEGRRQFAIPRMHTILVKPAEHKLSITYAAEAELHRAFVPGIHARIPVSVSVDGDTAIAYPTPPTHRALAKRTS
- the tssI gene encoding type VI secretion system tip protein VgrG; translated protein: MSPGPRRQHGQDTRSLHVKRRYLTQERSLIEIGSTMPMVSDKIMQRAMAITTPLGDDVLLFHGMHAREELSRLFEYQLDLLSTRSDIDLDEILGKNVTVSVALPDDSTRYFNGYVTRFAQSGMYGRYHHYTAVVRPWLWFLTRTADCRIFQDMAVPDIVKEVFGDHTAADFAFELTSTYRKWTYCVQYRETDFNFVSRLLEHEGIYYYFRHSDGHNTMVLTDSTSKHTTSPGYEQLPFIRPDKLVRPDIEHISSWDFSREIQPGVYVHNDYDLERPSVALRTRKTLPRNYAPSDYEIYDYPGHYVQAADGEQYAAVRVDEYGSQFETANASTNARGLSVGSLFTLDRHPRADQNCEHVVLAASYDLAFSQYEALPDGEGASYRCNLVSMSSQQQFRPKRLTPKPFVQGPQTAVVVGPAGEEIYKDDYGRVKVQFHWDRYGKRDENSSCWIRVSQAWAGKGWGAVSTPRIGHEVVVDFLEGDPDQPIIIGNVYNGDNMPPHGGVVSGLRSNTHKGRGYNEISIDDTAGREKITIHGQYDMDTTVEHDQRNTIKNNRTSSVAVDDTESVGSNQAIKVGANQTVEVEADQTTEVGATRTVSIGLDDRETVGSNQSIEVGANQAIQVTANQDTSVGAD